A single genomic interval of Perca fluviatilis chromosome 19, GENO_Pfluv_1.0, whole genome shotgun sequence harbors:
- the LOC120547881 gene encoding collagen alpha-1(IX) chain-like, with amino-acid sequence MAQVPSVRGPLLVLLLQLVLICSAQRSQGPPGPPGPAGVPGIDGIAGERGADGEDGLPGPDGDAGKPGSSGLPGIPGNDGLTGPIGDPGPDGPPGQKGEPGTSGPRGAAGVGLDGPPGPPGTGGLLGEVGKVGPIGSMGVRGPQGPAGPTGPRGASGMQVSGDLCPNSCPPGTSGHPGLPGMKGHKGVKGEAGEPGKQGHKGEEGDQGGPGEVGSQGPVGPQGIRGAMGMMGRKGDMGARGLDGVPGPQGVSGATGDQGQRGVMGELGPKGETGIQGLRGITGLPGPKGEAGLPGVDGREGIPGMPGAKGGIGKAGVPGEVGLQGLPGLPGVPGPKGLSGPKGDAGQAGLPGTMGPAGKAGERGDQGELGPVGPIGEPGAIGEQGPVGSAGKPGARGPKGDPGLPGLPGPPGLPGVKGERGERGEGGPKGEQGSQGDEGDAGDKGDIGQSGESGPKGEVGNPGEPGQRGPEGSRGQPGIEGPSGTPGPRGMQGNRGPPGVRGSQGPAGKEPSDQHIKQVCMRVMQEQLAQLAASLRRPESGVVGLPGKPGPPGQPGSPGDNGFPGQSGARGLPGLKGPSGIIGVKGPKGEMGDRGSRGPTVRGPKGQPGPPGLPGEPGKPGYGQDGRDGQRGPPGVPGQPGVPGPPGAAGPNGYCDPSACNLQAGAVHQSLDVKGPAGN; translated from the exons ATGGCTCAGGTCCCCAGCGTTAGAGGGCCACTTTTGGTTCTGCTTCTGCAGCTTGTCCTTATCTGCTCCGCTCAA AGGAGCCAAGGACCTCCTGGCCCTCCTGGACCTGCAGGTGTCCCAGGAATTGATGGCATTGCT GGGGAAAGGGGAGCAGATGGCGAGGATGGACTTCCT GGACCTGATGGAGATGCAGGTAAACCCGGCTCTTCAGGATTACCTGGAATTCCTGGAAATGAT GGTTTGACCGGCCCTATTGGAGATCCAGGGCCCGACGGCCCCCCCGGACAGAAA GGTGAACCTGGAACATCTGGACCTCGTGGAGCAGCT GGTGTTGGGCTAGATGGACCCCCC GGACCACCCGGGACTGGAGGACTTCTGGGTGAAGTGGGAAAAGTTGGACCAATT GGGTCCATGGGTGTGAGAGGGCCACAGGGACCTGCTGGACCTACGGGGCCCAGA GGTGCATCTGGAATGCAAGTCAGTGGCGACCTG tgTCCAAACTCTTGTCCACCTGGGACCTCTGGACATCCTGGCCTTCCTGGCATGAAG GGCCACAAAGGTGTAAAAGGTGAAGCCGGAGAACCTGGGAAACAAGGGCACAAG GGTGAGGAGGGGGACCAGGGAGGTCCAGGGGAGGTCGGATCCCAAGGACCAGTG GGTCCTCAGGGAATTCGTGGAGCCATGGGAATGATGGGCCGCAAGGGAGACATG GGAGCTCGAGGTCTTGATGGAGTTCCAGGTCCCCAGGGTGTTTCAGGGGCAACT GGGGATCAAGGCCAGAGAGGCGTGATGGGCGAGCTTGGGCCTAAAGGTGAAACG GGTATTCAAGGGCTGAGAGGAATCACAGGTCTTCCAGGTCCCAAGGGAGAGGCT GGCTTGCCGGGTGTGGACGGTCGCGAGGGTATTCCTGGGATGCCTGGAGCAAAG GGAGGCATTGGGAAGGCAGGCGTTCCTGGAGAGGTCGGACTTCAGGGGCTTCCT ggTTTGCCCGGTGTACCTGGACCAAAAGGCTTGAGTGGCCCTAAG GGAGACGCTGGtcaagcaggcctgcctggAACAATGGGACCCGCTGGCAAAGCA GGCGAACGCGGAGATCAGGGAGAGTTGGGACCTGTTGGACCTATTGGTGAACCT GGAGCTATAGGAGAGCAAGGCCCTGTAGGTTCAGCCGGCAAGCCAGGTGCCAGA GGACCCAAAGGTGACCCCGGCCTTCCTGGTCTCCCTGGTCCTCCTGGCCTTCCCGGGGtgaagggagagagg GGAGAACGTGGAGAAGGAGGACCCAAAGGAGAGCAG GGATCACAAGGTGATGAGGGAGACGCTGGAGACAAAGGGGATATT GGTCAGTCAGGAGAATCAGGACCTAAAGGAGAG GTTGGTAACCCCGGCGAGCCTGGCCAAAGAGGTCCCGAGGGAAGTCGAGGCCAGCCTGGAATCGAGGGGCCGTCTGGCACACCTGGCCCGCGGGGCATGCAGGGAAACAGGGGTCCACCTGGAGTCAGAGGGTCTCAGGGCCCTGCG GGTAAAGAGCCAAGTGATCAGCACATCAAACAAGTTTGCATGCGAGTAATGCAAG AACAGCTGGCTCAGCTAGCTGCTAGTTTAAGGAGGCCAGAGTCTGGAGTAGTTGGTTTACCTGGAAAACCTGGACCGCCAGGGCAACCTGGGTCTCCAGGAGACAATGGCTTCCCTGGGCAGAGTGGAGCAAGAGGCCTTCCAGGACTCAAAGGCCCATCGGGAATTATTGGAGTGAAAGGACCCAAAG GTGAAATGGGAGACCGAGGCTCCAGAGGGCCCACTGTGCGCGGACCTAAAGGTCAGCCAGGACCTCCTGGACTTCCTG GTGAGCCAGGCAAACCCGGCTACGGTCAGGATGGTCGGGACGGGCAGAGGGGACCTCCTGGTGTTCCTGGACAGCCCGGTGTACCTGGGCCTCCTGGTGCAGCTGGTCCCAATGGTTACTGCGACCCGTCAGCCTGCAACCTCCAGGCCGGGGCTGTCCACCAGTCTCTGGATGTGAAGGGACCTGCAGGGAACTAA